From Salvelinus namaycush isolate Seneca chromosome 2, SaNama_1.0, whole genome shotgun sequence, one genomic window encodes:
- the tespa1 gene encoding protein ITPRID2 isoform X2 produces the protein MLTLIVLYLLFPQDAQQERLRAGCWAVESLLKSNSFEDDLSLGAEATVLNVEEGVSELGSCPLLLPPPKHPHRGVTTSTPRQRLALPHLYLGHSLASSGLSKSTSKASSVSEALQMCAEDAEETLYQLGFGCDEPEVTARIPIRFINFPSHAHGINLRLFLQSQLHRLRQEDPGLSLASRFRQVEVLTAMANAFYSLYSHVSRTPLQKLAPPEFSFSPTADGQIGRRFMGSVRSEPRSPVERLKDTVSKMCLYTGSGGSARLGSDSACPRPGLSPGPGSGSAPKKRSSLPDLVGLVLENTKAEALSRDMEDNQDTGDSNETSAAVDTMVKDRETETQGHIDREGEQGLFSDVQDMDTGDSNKACAVGTRMFRDRETETPGHIDTVRDKELEQGSSSDRDGVNLEREQHSDTTPNLGASSLSESGHQREPSSRKKLDFGLTTPRPTCEVGETQNTIHPRGWATVVAPVAKVTHDITRPQIVECVHQAPYSSQLHQWNNNTQAADTLSSVVSSENVRRSDRSFTTSDGLHQPREEECLTTSNSAKSLEVTVTPMSKVESSLGETGTLVVSTFVPIELLSCRKSPCLITVTDVTPSSSLDTDAPEMILPPSGGTTVVPPAAQYYPGVWRNKRYLSPLKPPPLQGQVSHTIQQANSFELEEVHSAGEEDFGQQETIRSTSLSRSTVNQNKGLVVRGDSMQSDSSGYADEDVYSPERQELTDRPSGK, from the exons ATGCTCACCCTGATTGTTCTATATCTACTGTTTCCACAGGATGCTCAGCAGGAAAGATTGAGAGCTGGCTGCTGGGCTGTGG AGTCTCTGCTGAAATCGAACAGTTTTGAAGATGACCTGAGTCTGGGGGCCGAGG ctacAGTATTAAATGTTGAGGAAGGAGTCTCAGAACTGGG GAGCTGCCCACTGCTGCTTCCACCACCCAAACATCCTCACAGAGGAGTCACCACCAG TACTCCCCGCCAGAGGCTGGCTCTGCCCCATCTCTACCTGGGTCACAGTCTGGCCTCCAGTGGGCTCTCCAAAAGCACCAGTAAAGCATCGAG tgTGTCGGAGGCGCTGCAGATGTGTGCGGAGGATGCAGAGGAGACTCTGTACCAGTTAGGGTTTGGTTGTGATGAGCCTGAGGTTACGGCCCGTATCCCTATCCGCTTCATCAACTTCCCGTCCCATGCCCACGGCATCAACCTCCGCCTCTTTCTTCAGTCCCAACTGCACCGGCTCCGACAGGAGGACCCAGGACTCTCCCTGGCCA GTCGTTTCAGGCAGGTAGAGGTGCTGACAGCCATGGCCAACGCCTTCTACTCCCTCTACTCACACGTGTCCCGCACACCCCTCCAGAAACTCGCCCCTCCCGAGTTCAGCTTCTCCCCCACCGCTGACGGGCAGATCGGACGGCGCTTCATGGGAAGCGTCCGCAGCGAACCGAGGTCTCCAGTGGAACGACTCAAGGACACGGTTTCTAAGATGTGCCTGTATACTGGCTCTGGGGGTTCCGCCCGGCTGGGCTCGGACTCTGCCTGCCCCAGACCAGGACTCTCCCCAGGGCCTGGGTCTGGGTCGGCCCCCAAGAAGAGAAGCAGCCTGCCTGACTTGGTGGGTCTGGTCCTGGAGAACACCAAGGCAGAGGCTTTATCCAGAGACATGGAGGATAATCAGGATACAGGGGACAGTAATGAGACGAGTGCTGCTGTGGACACGATGGtgaaggatagagagacagagacacagggacacaTAGACAGGGAGGGGGAGCAGGGGTTGTTTTCAGATGTACAGGATATGGACACTGGGGATAGTAATAAGGCATGTGCTGTGGGCACACGTATGttcagggacagagagacagagacaccggGACATATAGACACAGTCAGGGACAAGGAGTTGGAGCAGGGATCGTCATCAGATAGGGATGGagttaatttagagagagagcaACATTCTGACACAACACCCAACCTTGGGGCATCATCACTTTCAGAATCAGGTCATCAAAGAGAGCCCAGTAGTAGGAAGAAGCTGGACTTTGGCCTTACTACTCCAAGACCTACTTGTGAAGTTGGAGAAACTCAAAACACAATTCATCCCAGAGGCTGGGCAACGGTAGTGGCACCGGTCGCCAAGGTTACCCATGACATCACCCGTCCTCAGATCGTTGAGTGTGTTCACCAGGCTCCGTACAGCAGTCAACTACATCAGTGGAATAATAACACACAGGCGGCAGACACTTTGTCATCTGTCGTCTCCTCTGAGAACGTCAGAAGATCTGACCGATCCTTCACCACATCAGACGGACTACACCAACCCAGGGAGGAGGAATGCTTAACTACCAGTAACTCAGCCAAGAGTTTAGAGGTCACAGTAACTCCCATGTCTAAGGTTGAATCCAGCTTGGGAGAAACTGGAACACTGGTGGTGTCAACGTTCGTGCCTATAGAGCTCCTTAGTTGCAGGAAGTCCCCTTGTCTCATCACTGTTACTGATGTGACACCTTCTAGTTCTTTAGACACAGATGCACCTGAGATGATTCTCCCTCCCAGTGGTGGGACCACAGTGGTGCCTCCAGCAGCTCAGTATTATCCAGGTGTATGGAGGAACAAGAGGTACCTGAGTCCTCTGAAACCACCACCACTCCAGGGGCAGGTCTCCCACACTATTCAACAGGCCAACTCCTTTGAGCTGGAGGAG GTACATAGCGCAGGGGAGGAAGACTTTGGACAGCAAGAAACTATACGGTCAACATCTTTGTCACGGTCTACTGTCAATCAAAACAAAG GTCTGGTGGTTCGAGGGGACAGCATGCAATCAGACAGTAGTGGCTACGCCGATGAAGACGTCTACTCCCCTGAGAGACAAGAGTTGACGGACAGACCCTCAGGGAAATAG
- the tarbp2 gene encoding RISC-loading complex subunit tarbp2 isoform X1 has protein sequence MNDETTPGSCKINSGCSSIEQMLAVNPGKTPISLLQEYGTRIGNTPVYDLLKAEGQAHQPNFTFRVSVGEISCTGQGPSKKAAKHKAAEAALKMMKGGLGGPVVLGEGLGEGFIGVEEPLDGDSSPSEMKTSGSGTSQQSECNPVGALQELVVQKGWRLPEYTVTQESGPAHRKEFTMTCRVERFVEIGSGTSKKLAKRNAAAKMLSRIHDVPVDLRSSHETEPEDDTFIMNMGSRVEAGKCKGLGCTWDSLRNSAGEKILQLRSHPLGMPSSDFCSLLHDLSEEQRFDISYLDIEEHSLSGLCQCLVELSTQPITVCHGFAPNQDAARASAAHNALQYLKIMAGGK, from the exons ATGAACGACGAGACAACACCGGGCAGTTGCAAGATAAACTCTGGGTGCTCCAG TATTGAGCAAATGCTGGCTGTGAACCCCGGCAAGACACCCATCAGTCTGCTACAGGAGTATGGAACGCGGATAG GTAACACCCCAGTGTACGACCTGCTCAAGGCCGAGGGCCAGGCGCACCAACCCAACTTTACGTTCCGCGTGTCCGTGGGAGAGATCAGCTGCACCGGCCAGGGGCCCAGCAAGAAGGCTGCCAAACACAAGGCAGCAGAGGCCGCCCTGAAGATGATGAAAGGAGGGCTAGGGGGACCAGTGGTGCTGGGAGAAGGATTGGGAGAAGGGTTTATTGGGGTGGAAGAGCCTTTGGATGGGGACAG TTCTCCGTCAGAGATGAAGACTTCAGGAAGCGGCACGTCTCAGCAGTCAGAATGCAACCCTGTGGGAGCTCTGCAG GAGCTGGTGGTTCAGAAAGGCTGGCGCCTGCCAGAGTACACCGTGACCCAGGAGTCGGGTCCTGCTCACCGCAAGGAGTTCACCATGACATGCCGGGTCGAGAGATTCGTTGAAATTG GCAGTGGCACATCGAAGAAGCTAGCCAAGCGGAACGCAGCAGCTAAGATGTTGTCCAGGATTCACGATGTTCCTGTAGACCTGAGAAGCAGCCACGAGACTGAGCCTGAGGACGACACTTTTATCATG AACATGGGCAGCAGGGTGGAGGCAGGGAAGTGTAAAGGTCTGGGCTGTACCTGGGACTCTCTGAGGAACTCTGCTGGGGAGAAGATTCTGCAGCTGAGGAGCCACCCTCTGGGCATGCCCAGCTCTGACTTCTGCTCTCTGCTACACGACCTCTCAGAGGAGCAGCGCTTTGACATTAGCTACCTCGACATAG AGGAGCACAGTCTGAGCGGACTGTGCCAGTGTCTGGTAGAGCTATCCACTCAGCCAATCACAGTGTGCCACGGCTTCGCACCCAATCAGGACGCTGCCCGCGCCAGCGCAGCCCACAATGCACTGCAGTACCTCAAAATCATGGCTGGGGGGAAGTGA
- the tespa1 gene encoding protein ITPRID2 isoform X3, translated as MMSSQMDAQQERLRAGCWAVESLLKSNSFEDDLSLGAEATVLNVEEGVSELGSCPLLLPPPKHPHRGVTTSTPRQRLALPHLYLGHSLASSGLSKSTSKASSVSEALQMCAEDAEETLYQLGFGCDEPEVTARIPIRFINFPSHAHGINLRLFLQSQLHRLRQEDPGLSLASRFRQVEVLTAMANAFYSLYSHVSRTPLQKLAPPEFSFSPTADGQIGRRFMGSVRSEPRSPVERLKDTVSKMCLYTGSGGSARLGSDSACPRPGLSPGPGSGSAPKKRSSLPDLVGLVLENTKAEALSRDMEDNQDTGDSNETSAAVDTMVKDRETETQGHIDREGEQGLFSDVQDMDTGDSNKACAVGTRMFRDRETETPGHIDTVRDKELEQGSSSDRDGVNLEREQHSDTTPNLGASSLSESGHQREPSSRKKLDFGLTTPRPTCEVGETQNTIHPRGWATVVAPVAKVTHDITRPQIVECVHQAPYSSQLHQWNNNTQAADTLSSVVSSENVRRSDRSFTTSDGLHQPREEECLTTSNSAKSLEVTVTPMSKVESSLGETGTLVVSTFVPIELLSCRKSPCLITVTDVTPSSSLDTDAPEMILPPSGGTTVVPPAAQYYPGVWRNKRYLSPLKPPPLQGQVSHTIQQANSFELEEVHSAGEEDFGQQETIRSTSLSRSTVNQNKGLVVRGDSMQSDSSGYADEDVYSPERQELTDRPSGK; from the exons ATGATGTCTTCTCAGATG GATGCTCAGCAGGAAAGATTGAGAGCTGGCTGCTGGGCTGTGG AGTCTCTGCTGAAATCGAACAGTTTTGAAGATGACCTGAGTCTGGGGGCCGAGG ctacAGTATTAAATGTTGAGGAAGGAGTCTCAGAACTGGG GAGCTGCCCACTGCTGCTTCCACCACCCAAACATCCTCACAGAGGAGTCACCACCAG TACTCCCCGCCAGAGGCTGGCTCTGCCCCATCTCTACCTGGGTCACAGTCTGGCCTCCAGTGGGCTCTCCAAAAGCACCAGTAAAGCATCGAG tgTGTCGGAGGCGCTGCAGATGTGTGCGGAGGATGCAGAGGAGACTCTGTACCAGTTAGGGTTTGGTTGTGATGAGCCTGAGGTTACGGCCCGTATCCCTATCCGCTTCATCAACTTCCCGTCCCATGCCCACGGCATCAACCTCCGCCTCTTTCTTCAGTCCCAACTGCACCGGCTCCGACAGGAGGACCCAGGACTCTCCCTGGCCA GTCGTTTCAGGCAGGTAGAGGTGCTGACAGCCATGGCCAACGCCTTCTACTCCCTCTACTCACACGTGTCCCGCACACCCCTCCAGAAACTCGCCCCTCCCGAGTTCAGCTTCTCCCCCACCGCTGACGGGCAGATCGGACGGCGCTTCATGGGAAGCGTCCGCAGCGAACCGAGGTCTCCAGTGGAACGACTCAAGGACACGGTTTCTAAGATGTGCCTGTATACTGGCTCTGGGGGTTCCGCCCGGCTGGGCTCGGACTCTGCCTGCCCCAGACCAGGACTCTCCCCAGGGCCTGGGTCTGGGTCGGCCCCCAAGAAGAGAAGCAGCCTGCCTGACTTGGTGGGTCTGGTCCTGGAGAACACCAAGGCAGAGGCTTTATCCAGAGACATGGAGGATAATCAGGATACAGGGGACAGTAATGAGACGAGTGCTGCTGTGGACACGATGGtgaaggatagagagacagagacacagggacacaTAGACAGGGAGGGGGAGCAGGGGTTGTTTTCAGATGTACAGGATATGGACACTGGGGATAGTAATAAGGCATGTGCTGTGGGCACACGTATGttcagggacagagagacagagacaccggGACATATAGACACAGTCAGGGACAAGGAGTTGGAGCAGGGATCGTCATCAGATAGGGATGGagttaatttagagagagagcaACATTCTGACACAACACCCAACCTTGGGGCATCATCACTTTCAGAATCAGGTCATCAAAGAGAGCCCAGTAGTAGGAAGAAGCTGGACTTTGGCCTTACTACTCCAAGACCTACTTGTGAAGTTGGAGAAACTCAAAACACAATTCATCCCAGAGGCTGGGCAACGGTAGTGGCACCGGTCGCCAAGGTTACCCATGACATCACCCGTCCTCAGATCGTTGAGTGTGTTCACCAGGCTCCGTACAGCAGTCAACTACATCAGTGGAATAATAACACACAGGCGGCAGACACTTTGTCATCTGTCGTCTCCTCTGAGAACGTCAGAAGATCTGACCGATCCTTCACCACATCAGACGGACTACACCAACCCAGGGAGGAGGAATGCTTAACTACCAGTAACTCAGCCAAGAGTTTAGAGGTCACAGTAACTCCCATGTCTAAGGTTGAATCCAGCTTGGGAGAAACTGGAACACTGGTGGTGTCAACGTTCGTGCCTATAGAGCTCCTTAGTTGCAGGAAGTCCCCTTGTCTCATCACTGTTACTGATGTGACACCTTCTAGTTCTTTAGACACAGATGCACCTGAGATGATTCTCCCTCCCAGTGGTGGGACCACAGTGGTGCCTCCAGCAGCTCAGTATTATCCAGGTGTATGGAGGAACAAGAGGTACCTGAGTCCTCTGAAACCACCACCACTCCAGGGGCAGGTCTCCCACACTATTCAACAGGCCAACTCCTTTGAGCTGGAGGAG GTACATAGCGCAGGGGAGGAAGACTTTGGACAGCAAGAAACTATACGGTCAACATCTTTGTCACGGTCTACTGTCAATCAAAACAAAG GTCTGGTGGTTCGAGGGGACAGCATGCAATCAGACAGTAGTGGCTACGCCGATGAAGACGTCTACTCCCCTGAGAGACAAGAGTTGACGGACAGACCCTCAGGGAAATAG
- the tespa1 gene encoding protein ITPRID2 isoform X1 — MLTTRCNSRPVSAVGETRIETCGASVKPSCLKRITVTETEGVRKQVQSPPPPRLMERPSSTTRRQAWFQTGRQWPTLKEQDPQGPPSIHPSVPHQSASEDDVFSDGCSAGKIESWLLGCGLETDSENSRHNLTVESLLKSNSFEDDLSLGAEATVLNVEEGVSELGSCPLLLPPPKHPHRGVTTSTPRQRLALPHLYLGHSLASSGLSKSTSKASSVSEALQMCAEDAEETLYQLGFGCDEPEVTARIPIRFINFPSHAHGINLRLFLQSQLHRLRQEDPGLSLASRFRQVEVLTAMANAFYSLYSHVSRTPLQKLAPPEFSFSPTADGQIGRRFMGSVRSEPRSPVERLKDTVSKMCLYTGSGGSARLGSDSACPRPGLSPGPGSGSAPKKRSSLPDLVGLVLENTKAEALSRDMEDNQDTGDSNETSAAVDTMVKDRETETQGHIDREGEQGLFSDVQDMDTGDSNKACAVGTRMFRDRETETPGHIDTVRDKELEQGSSSDRDGVNLEREQHSDTTPNLGASSLSESGHQREPSSRKKLDFGLTTPRPTCEVGETQNTIHPRGWATVVAPVAKVTHDITRPQIVECVHQAPYSSQLHQWNNNTQAADTLSSVVSSENVRRSDRSFTTSDGLHQPREEECLTTSNSAKSLEVTVTPMSKVESSLGETGTLVVSTFVPIELLSCRKSPCLITVTDVTPSSSLDTDAPEMILPPSGGTTVVPPAAQYYPGVWRNKRYLSPLKPPPLQGQVSHTIQQANSFELEEVHSAGEEDFGQQETIRSTSLSRSTVNQNKGLVVRGDSMQSDSSGYADEDVYSPERQELTDRPSGK; from the exons ATGTTGACAACAAGATGCAACTCGAGACCGGTGAGCGCAGTGGGAGAAACCAGAATTGAAACCTGCGGTGCTTCAGTGAAG CCATCTTGTCTGAAGAGGATCACTGTAACGGAGACAGAGGGAGTCAGGAAACAGGTGCAGTCG cccccccccccccgtctgaTGGAGAGGCCGTCTTCTACAACCAGGCGTCAGGCCTGGTTCCAGACCGGTCGCCAGTGGCCAACCCTGAAAGAACAAGATCCACAGGgacctccatccatccacccgtCTGTTCCACACCAGTCTGCATCAGAGGATGATGTCTTCTCAGATG GATGCTCAGCAGGAAAGATTGAGAGCTGGCTGCTGGGCTGTGG GCTGGAGACGGACTCAGAAAACTCTAGACATAATCTGACTGTTG AGTCTCTGCTGAAATCGAACAGTTTTGAAGATGACCTGAGTCTGGGGGCCGAGG ctacAGTATTAAATGTTGAGGAAGGAGTCTCAGAACTGGG GAGCTGCCCACTGCTGCTTCCACCACCCAAACATCCTCACAGAGGAGTCACCACCAG TACTCCCCGCCAGAGGCTGGCTCTGCCCCATCTCTACCTGGGTCACAGTCTGGCCTCCAGTGGGCTCTCCAAAAGCACCAGTAAAGCATCGAG tgTGTCGGAGGCGCTGCAGATGTGTGCGGAGGATGCAGAGGAGACTCTGTACCAGTTAGGGTTTGGTTGTGATGAGCCTGAGGTTACGGCCCGTATCCCTATCCGCTTCATCAACTTCCCGTCCCATGCCCACGGCATCAACCTCCGCCTCTTTCTTCAGTCCCAACTGCACCGGCTCCGACAGGAGGACCCAGGACTCTCCCTGGCCA GTCGTTTCAGGCAGGTAGAGGTGCTGACAGCCATGGCCAACGCCTTCTACTCCCTCTACTCACACGTGTCCCGCACACCCCTCCAGAAACTCGCCCCTCCCGAGTTCAGCTTCTCCCCCACCGCTGACGGGCAGATCGGACGGCGCTTCATGGGAAGCGTCCGCAGCGAACCGAGGTCTCCAGTGGAACGACTCAAGGACACGGTTTCTAAGATGTGCCTGTATACTGGCTCTGGGGGTTCCGCCCGGCTGGGCTCGGACTCTGCCTGCCCCAGACCAGGACTCTCCCCAGGGCCTGGGTCTGGGTCGGCCCCCAAGAAGAGAAGCAGCCTGCCTGACTTGGTGGGTCTGGTCCTGGAGAACACCAAGGCAGAGGCTTTATCCAGAGACATGGAGGATAATCAGGATACAGGGGACAGTAATGAGACGAGTGCTGCTGTGGACACGATGGtgaaggatagagagacagagacacagggacacaTAGACAGGGAGGGGGAGCAGGGGTTGTTTTCAGATGTACAGGATATGGACACTGGGGATAGTAATAAGGCATGTGCTGTGGGCACACGTATGttcagggacagagagacagagacaccggGACATATAGACACAGTCAGGGACAAGGAGTTGGAGCAGGGATCGTCATCAGATAGGGATGGagttaatttagagagagagcaACATTCTGACACAACACCCAACCTTGGGGCATCATCACTTTCAGAATCAGGTCATCAAAGAGAGCCCAGTAGTAGGAAGAAGCTGGACTTTGGCCTTACTACTCCAAGACCTACTTGTGAAGTTGGAGAAACTCAAAACACAATTCATCCCAGAGGCTGGGCAACGGTAGTGGCACCGGTCGCCAAGGTTACCCATGACATCACCCGTCCTCAGATCGTTGAGTGTGTTCACCAGGCTCCGTACAGCAGTCAACTACATCAGTGGAATAATAACACACAGGCGGCAGACACTTTGTCATCTGTCGTCTCCTCTGAGAACGTCAGAAGATCTGACCGATCCTTCACCACATCAGACGGACTACACCAACCCAGGGAGGAGGAATGCTTAACTACCAGTAACTCAGCCAAGAGTTTAGAGGTCACAGTAACTCCCATGTCTAAGGTTGAATCCAGCTTGGGAGAAACTGGAACACTGGTGGTGTCAACGTTCGTGCCTATAGAGCTCCTTAGTTGCAGGAAGTCCCCTTGTCTCATCACTGTTACTGATGTGACACCTTCTAGTTCTTTAGACACAGATGCACCTGAGATGATTCTCCCTCCCAGTGGTGGGACCACAGTGGTGCCTCCAGCAGCTCAGTATTATCCAGGTGTATGGAGGAACAAGAGGTACCTGAGTCCTCTGAAACCACCACCACTCCAGGGGCAGGTCTCCCACACTATTCAACAGGCCAACTCCTTTGAGCTGGAGGAG GTACATAGCGCAGGGGAGGAAGACTTTGGACAGCAAGAAACTATACGGTCAACATCTTTGTCACGGTCTACTGTCAATCAAAACAAAG GTCTGGTGGTTCGAGGGGACAGCATGCAATCAGACAGTAGTGGCTACGCCGATGAAGACGTCTACTCCCCTGAGAGACAAGAGTTGACGGACAGACCCTCAGGGAAATAG
- the tarbp2 gene encoding RISC-loading complex subunit tarbp2 isoform X2 has translation MGSIPTGEPVHKYQCNTPVYDLLKAEGQAHQPNFTFRVSVGEISCTGQGPSKKAAKHKAAEAALKMMKGGLGGPVVLGEGLGEGFIGVEEPLDGDSSPSEMKTSGSGTSQQSECNPVGALQELVVQKGWRLPEYTVTQESGPAHRKEFTMTCRVERFVEIGSGTSKKLAKRNAAAKMLSRIHDVPVDLRSSHETEPEDDTFIMNMGSRVEAGKCKGLGCTWDSLRNSAGEKILQLRSHPLGMPSSDFCSLLHDLSEEQRFDISYLDIEEHSLSGLCQCLVELSTQPITVCHGFAPNQDAARASAAHNALQYLKIMAGGK, from the exons atgggttcgattcccacgggggaaccAGTACACAAGTAtcaat GTAACACCCCAGTGTACGACCTGCTCAAGGCCGAGGGCCAGGCGCACCAACCCAACTTTACGTTCCGCGTGTCCGTGGGAGAGATCAGCTGCACCGGCCAGGGGCCCAGCAAGAAGGCTGCCAAACACAAGGCAGCAGAGGCCGCCCTGAAGATGATGAAAGGAGGGCTAGGGGGACCAGTGGTGCTGGGAGAAGGATTGGGAGAAGGGTTTATTGGGGTGGAAGAGCCTTTGGATGGGGACAG TTCTCCGTCAGAGATGAAGACTTCAGGAAGCGGCACGTCTCAGCAGTCAGAATGCAACCCTGTGGGAGCTCTGCAG GAGCTGGTGGTTCAGAAAGGCTGGCGCCTGCCAGAGTACACCGTGACCCAGGAGTCGGGTCCTGCTCACCGCAAGGAGTTCACCATGACATGCCGGGTCGAGAGATTCGTTGAAATTG GCAGTGGCACATCGAAGAAGCTAGCCAAGCGGAACGCAGCAGCTAAGATGTTGTCCAGGATTCACGATGTTCCTGTAGACCTGAGAAGCAGCCACGAGACTGAGCCTGAGGACGACACTTTTATCATG AACATGGGCAGCAGGGTGGAGGCAGGGAAGTGTAAAGGTCTGGGCTGTACCTGGGACTCTCTGAGGAACTCTGCTGGGGAGAAGATTCTGCAGCTGAGGAGCCACCCTCTGGGCATGCCCAGCTCTGACTTCTGCTCTCTGCTACACGACCTCTCAGAGGAGCAGCGCTTTGACATTAGCTACCTCGACATAG AGGAGCACAGTCTGAGCGGACTGTGCCAGTGTCTGGTAGAGCTATCCACTCAGCCAATCACAGTGTGCCACGGCTTCGCACCCAATCAGGACGCTGCCCGCGCCAGCGCAGCCCACAATGCACTGCAGTACCTCAAAATCATGGCTGGGGGGAAGTGA